A stretch of Fulvia fulva chromosome 4, complete sequence DNA encodes these proteins:
- a CDS encoding WD repeat-containing protein slp1 has product MATASVLTPIKSRRDGIFSSRLAGGRMPLSPSPSTPKTAAIEPTESIHHGNVNLMSRFSRSVSKTNVRDSPKSNIASRHPQSPRRLDTFDSDFTLTGTGPRPSTATSAKNTPSRSKSGRSTSVHRTPKRSQGKINYTAADRFIPNRDASEAISSQGAAVKLDGERTPGRRPKSIASDGSAALAASVSSAFDLGRSSTSDATASLSLEGLNLNDEDDDDEEPKTKPSPNTVAYQHSVAEACGVSMKQRILAFKPAAPESSRPIDLRSQYNRPLKPTAASASQFRRRVLTAPERVLDAPGLVDDYYLNLLDWSSGNQVAIGLERDVYVWSAESGSVSSLLQCPEDTYIASVKWSGDGAYVAAGLGTGEVQIWDVEEGTKLRSMYGHDTRVSVMGWNKHLLSTGARSGLVYNHDVRIAQHKVAELVSHTSEVCGLEWRADGAQLATGGNDNLVTIWDARALNAPKFQKTNHKAAIKALAWCPWQSNLLATGGGSHDRMIHFWNTTSGARTNSIDTGSQVTSLRWSTAYKELVSSSGFPDNSLSIWSYPTLVKNIEIPAHESRVLHSALSPDGQMLATAAADESLKFWKVFEKKPGQASLIGGGSTTAKAGLTKATTIR; this is encoded by the coding sequence ATGGCAACTGCATCAGTATTGACCCCTATCAAATCCCGCCGTGATGGCATCTTCTCCTCCCGCCTCGCCGGTGGCCGCATGCCTCTCTCGCCATCGCCGTCGACACCCAAGACCGCCGCGATCGAGCCCACCGAGAGCATCCACCATGGCAACGTGAACCTCATGTCGCGCTTCTCACGATCCGTGTCCAAGACCAACGTTCGCGACTCGCCCAAGTCCAATATTGCGAGCCGCCACCCACAGTCACCACGCCGCCTCGACACCTTCGACAGCGACTTCACCCTGACTGGCACTGGTCCCCGCCCAAGCACCGCCACCTCGGCCAAGAACACACCATCCCGCTCCAAGAGTGGCCGTTCGACCTCAGTGCACAGGACACCAAAGCGGTCGCAAGGCAAGATCAACTACACCGCCGCCGACCGCTTCATCCCGAACCGCGACGCCAGCGAGGCAATCTCTTCCCAGGGCGCAGCTGTCAAGCTTGATGGCGAGCGCACTCCTGGACGTCGACCAAAGTCAATCGCATCAGATGGGTCTGCTGCACTCGCCGCCAGTGTCAGCAGCGCTTTTGACCTTGGCCGAAGCTCTACTTCTGACGCCACTGCGTCTCTCTCCCTCGAGGGCCTTAACCTCAACGACGAGGACGATGACGACGAGGAGCCAAAGACCAAGCCAAGCCCAAACACTGTTGCCTACCAGCACTCGGTTGCTGAGGCATGTGGTGTGAGCATGAAGCAGCGCATCCTGGCCTTCAAGCCTGCTGCTCCAGAGTCTTCCCGTCCAATCGACCTCCGATCTCAGTACAACCGTCCACTCAAGCCAACTGCCGCCTCTGCATCTCAGTTCCGCCGCCGTGTCCTTACCGCACCAGAGCGTGTTCTTGACGCACCAGGCCTCGTTGACGACTACTATCTCAACCTCCTCGACTGGTCATCTGGCAACCAGGTTGCCATTGGCCTCGAGCGTGACGTCTACGTCTGGTCTGCAGAGTCTGGCTCCGTGTCCAGCCTCCTCCAGTGCCCAGAGGACACTTACATCGCCTCTGTCAAGTGGAGCGGTGACGGCGCCTATGTTGCTGCAGGTCTCGGTACGGGTGAGGTCCAGATCTGGGACGTTGAGGAGGGTACCAAGCTCCGATCCATGTACGGCCATGACACCCGTGTCAGCGTCATGGGCTGGAACAAGCACCTGCTCTCCACCGGTGCCCGCTCTGGCCTCGTCTACAACCACGATGTCCGTATCGCCCAGCACAAGGTCGCTGAGCTCGTCTCCCACACCTCCGAGGTCTGCGGTCTCGAGTGGCGTGCCGATGGCGCTCAGCTGGCTACCGGTGGCAACGACAACCTCGTCACCATCTGGGACGCCCGTGCCCTCAACGCACCAAAGTTCCAGAAGACCAACCACAAGGCCGCCATCAAGGCTCTTGCCTGGTGCCCATGGCAGTCGAACCTGCTCGCCACCGGCGGCGGTTCCCACGACCGCATGATCCACTTCTGGAACACCACCTCTGGTGCCCGTACCAACAGCATTGACACTGGCAGCCAAGTTACCTCCCTCCGTTGGAGCACTGCCTACAAGGAGCTTGTGTCCTCCTCTGGCTTTCCTGACAACAGCTTGTCCATCTGGTCCTACCCAACTCTGGTCAAGAACATCGAAATCCCAGCGCACGAGTCTCGCGTACTCCACTCGGCCCTCTCACCAGACGGCCAGATGCTTGCCACAGCTGCCGCTGACGAGTCTCTCaagttctggaaggtgttcGAGAAGAAGCCAGGTCAGGCAAGCTTGATCGGTGGCGGTAGCACTACTGCCAAGGCTGGTCTCACCAAGGCAACTACCATTCGGTAG
- a CDS encoding Short-chain dehydrogenase ptmH: protein MTPSVRQWALITGVSPGTLAECLSASCLQRGINIIATSVDTKDITYLHPEPGSNHGFLITLKMDVTSRKSINKAVEQVERLTDGKLDFLVNCEECKYFVPILDAGLSQSRAQYEVNVWGVVRVVQAFFPLLQEGSGTVVTLGHSASETGRSYGGVYESSKAAVKSLTKAMRFELAPSGIGAVCLDAPDMRVESFENRGEGGVGEESVHWPIRGDVEAVMERSLAGEKGQDRFDVAERMVEELLNGQTLDLHPKKESWQIMLTALLAWILPTWLLEGLNARAAGLYKLEHSLTNAAPHERKKST from the exons ATGACACCTTCAGTCCGCCAATGGGCTCTCATCACCGGTGTCAGTCCTGGCACTCTGGCTGAATGCCTCTCCGCCTCGTGCCTCCAACGCGGGATCAATATCATTGCCACCAGCGTCGATACCAAAGATATAACGTACCTTCACCCCGAACCAG GTAGTAACCATGGATTCCTCATCACTCTCAAAATGGACGTGACATCCCGAAAGTCGATCAACAAAGCTGTAGAGCAGGTTGAACGACTCACTGACGGGAAGCTTGATTTCTTAGTGAATTGTGAGGAATGCAAGTATTTCGTTCCGATCTTGGATGCAGGTCTCAGCCAGTCAAGGGCGCAGTATGAGGTCAATGTCTGGGGAGTTGTGAGGGTGGTGCAGGCATTCTTTCCACTCCTACAGGAAGGAAGTGGCACTGTGGTCACGCTGGGTCACTCCGCCAGTGAGACTGGAAGGTCGTATGGGGGCGTGTATGAGAGTTCAAAGGCGGCGGTCAAGAGTTTGACGAAGGCTATGAGGTTCGAGTTGGCACCTTCTGGGATTGGGGCGGTGTGTTTAGATGCGCCAGATATGAGGGTGGAGAGTTTTGAGAATAGAGGTGAAGGTGGTGTGGGCGAGGAGAGTGTGCATTGGCCGATTAGGGGCGATGTTGAGGCAGTTATGGAGAGATCACTGGCGGGCGAGAAGGGGCAGGATAGGTTTGATGTGGCCGAGAGGATGGTTGAGGAGTTGCTGAACGGACAGACGCTGGATCTTCATCCCAAGAAAGAATCGTGGCAAATTATGCTCACTGCACTGTTGGCGTGGATACTACCGACTTGGCTGCTAGAAGGACTAAATGCTCGTGCTGCCGGTCTGTATAAGCTTGAGCATTCACTAACTAATGCTGCTCCTCATGAACGCAAAAAGTCAACCTGA
- a CDS encoding Phospholipase D1, with product MAATMMMSRDDQVSPMDKTRDVSPHGNVPLQQQKGDMKTNGYASSSSRTKQESSIINDGELPPVPTGPLRVNTGSKLDLPPAIQFPPPSPGAFPFHASPGSTGPSPTTSAFPPSGMRNGSDHEASPGGLGRRRVPVPGSATPTERRSVQFDRGTKEEAGPTPLAKSATIEGDEQQEDQLDFKDRQGSGSFFMKLRSLAHPPGGFGGHGRNGSTATGVSTPNAALSPQSERSEPMYHIPTEAVESGTDADQDSSEAEQVDGLRPKRRRKSRRPGHSGGDSQPTTPRQSRFASFMREHSMAVASSSRPPASRRATFSEADEDGRAGMSEDEGRDKIRTAWRRGLEHARGLSYAQKTEGQDITESKRPGAFRRVTGIGGTDSNSSPFRQGAVRQQSSSAQKWRQVKAGLKMLGQRKTNERTKVDHQKSAQLMAELLAGAPAALIFASMFQRDQNEHRKVPVLLEQLKITIPEVKAKTDGKDGDRDYIYRIDLEYGNGPARMQWTIYRSVGDFVQLHYKYKARNVTEKTKHFMHSDKMKAKQPRFPRSVVPIARSMRGLMDQLQDDVEEAEVQTPATPGYLDAETEANTNANKPIGHRRANSSFFAPRRQSTGEIGNTSVDPDTLTTRQKEMYAERCRQKLETYLQQMIRWLIFRPDSTRLCKFLEVSAMAIRLSAESGYQGKQGLLQIASRRHLEMRRKLQQLGRSSAVSEFKERHKRRWFLVRHSYVVCVDGPESLIPYDVFLVDSDFAVEKPKQRILDQKTTQDMAKIAKENAKPTKKAHMLQVYNAERKLKLYARDEKHYNQWRESLTSMATATVWSQKQRFNSFAPVRNNVWARWLVDGRDHMWQVSRAIDNAKDLVYIHDWWLSPELYMRRPAAISQKWRLDRLLRRKAEEGVKIFVIVYRNVESAIPIDSEYTKGSLLDLHPNICVQRSPNQFRQNQFFWAHHEKLVVVDNMMAFVGGVDLCFGRWDEPCHTLTDDKLTGFELDHNVPKDSDHCQVWPGKDYSNPRVQDFYQLDRPYEEMYDRTKVPRMPWHDIAMQIVGQPARDVGRHFVQRWNYILRQRVASRPTPVLMPPPEYDQEELDRLGMTGTCQVQILRSASDWSIGTPKRVEHSIMTAYVNLIKTSEHFVYVENQFFITSCQVNNVVIHNTIGDAIVERAIRAHENGEQWQICLVVPLMPGFQNSVDAQDGTSVRLIMQCQFRSICRGESSIFQRLTNAGVNPHDYVRFYSLRQWGKIGPQKCLTTEQLYIHAKCMIVDDRHVIIGSANINERSMLGSRDSEVASIVTDTCMLPSFMGGEPYEVGEFPHTLRKRLMREHLGIDVDAIYRREQAAAEREDQDAEMQRIYRDDHFTPSKEYFETPPQTPLASAINIHNLEATAPGFAGRKAASNEAAGNTRTPSSEAQNVDHHARAKKAHEHELDVAGYGFDNMKQLVEAGDNGLRDTFIDEHGREVFLKKDAPDTRRLEDRQQEDLSRQRSESRERKLEPPARPPWPTERLETHHLGLPTRSTLPELPALDDTDIGGPPLKRGMSQSSKRALDSLTRSLRRPDVHEDCMTDPIAFGFYRDIWHLVAENNTNIYRKVFHCMPDSEVKGWHEYNEWNLRNEAFMQSQGLGKSEPRKDQGAPSQSGPPGAGGTAPSSPTDGSFPDGSLKSRGMLSGLAYKLRPGTKGMKADTTHTEEMHEKGMRGQESPEPPASAASSDPTAVPSSDRTPMSEKDAAKLGTPPLEHNEETPRQLSGDYEKAAAQQYDADKTAQKDDDLLSKARTIQYSDDINQASETTATQSTPSTGLHPTASRKGRRRGTTKSSARPLPDDVLPREEAEELLNLIQGHLVLWPYDWLEKEERGGNWLYSIDTVAPLEIYD from the exons TCCCGCCGTCTGGCATGCGGAATGGGAGCGATCATGAAGCGTCGCCGGGAGGGCTAGGGAGGAGGAGAGTTCCAGTCCCAGGCAGCGCCACGCCAACAGAGCGACGAAGTGTGCAGTTTGATCGAGGCACGAAAGAAGAGGCAGGCCCGACACCTCTGGCCAAAAGCGCAACGATAGAAGGCGACGAGCAGCAGGAGGATCAACTCGACTTCAAGGACAGGCAGGGCTCAGGTTCTTTCTTCATGAAACTCCGATCACTGGCACATCCACCTGGTGGTTTTGGTGGGCACGGGCGAAATGGAAGCACTGCTACAGGAGTCTCCACGCCAAATGCTGCGCTATCTCCACAATCCGAGCGGAGCGAGCCCATGTACCATATACCGACCGAAGCAGTGGAGTCTGGAACGGACGCCGACCAAGATTCTTCTGAGGCCGAGCAGGTGGACGGCCTCCGGCCAAAGAGACGACGAAAGAGCAGGAGGCCGGGTCACAGTGGTGGAGACTCTCAGCCAACAACACCCAGGCAGTCCCGGTTCGCATCCTTCATGCGTGAGCACTCAATGGCAGTAGCCTCCAGTAGTCGACCACCCGCATCCAGGAGAGCAACCTTCTCGGAGGCGGACGAGGATGGCAGAGCTGGCATGTCAGAAGATGAGGGCAGGGACAAGATACGTACCGCCTGGCGGAGAGGTCTTGAGCACGCTCGCGGGCTAAGCTACGCTCAAAAGACTGAAGGACAGGACATCACCGAGAGCAAGCGACCTGGAGCCTTCCGCCGAGTCACAGGCATTGGTGGAACGGATAGTAACAGTTCACCATTTCGACAAGGCGCAGTCAGGCAACAGAGCTCAAGTGCTCAGAAATGGCGACAGGTGAAGGCTGGTTTGAAAATGCTTGGTCAACGGAAAACGAACGAGCGAACGAAGGTGGACCATCAGAAATCGGCTCAGCTGATGGCTGAACTACTTGCTGGAGCACCTGCAGCGCTCATCTTCGCAAGCATGTTCCAACGAGACCAGAATGAGCATCGAAAGGTTCCCGTTCTACTAGAGCAATTGAAGATCACCATACCGGAAGTCAAGGCCAAGACCGATGGTAAGGATGGAGACAGAGACTACATCTATCGGATTGATCTTGAGTATGGGAATGGACCAGCACGAATGCAATGGACCATTTACCGATCGGTCGGAGATTTCGTTCAATTGCATTATAAATACAAGGCTCGGAACGTGACTGAGAAGACGAAGCACTTCATGCATAGCGACAAGATGAAGGCAAAACAGCCGCGCTTCCCCAGGAGTGTGGTGCCCATCGCACGAAGCATGCGAGGGCTTATGGATCAGCTTCAGGATGATGTAGAGGAGGCAGAAGTGCAAACACCAGCGACGCCTGGCTATCTGGACGCCGAGACCGAAGCTAATACCAACGCGAATAAACCTATCGGCCATAGGAGGGCCAACTCGTCGTTCTTTGCGCCTAGAAGGCAAAGCACCGGTGAAATCGGCAATACATCTGTGGATCCAGATACTTTGACCACAAGGCAAAAGGAGATGTATGCGGAAAGATGCCGCCAGAAACTGGAGACATATCTGCAGCAGATGATACGCTGGCTGATCTTCCGGCCGGACAGCACGCGGTTATGCAAATTTCTTGAAGTGTCCGCTATGGCAATTCGTCTATCTGCGGAGAGTGGCTACCAAGGCAAGCAGGGTCTGCTCCAAATTGCTTCTAGGAGGCACCTTGAGATGCGACGAAAGTTACAACAACTTGGGCGTAGTAGTGCAGTGAGCGAATTCAAAGAACGTCACAAGCGGCGATGGTTCTTGGTACGACACAGCTACGTTGTCTGTGTGGATGGCCCAGAGTCTCTGATCCCGTACGACGTCTTTCTGGTGGACAGTGACTTTGCCGTCGAGAAGCCAAAGCAGCGCATACTTGACCAGAAGACGACTCAAGACATGGCCAAGATAGCCAAAGAGAATGCGAAGCCGACGAAGAAGGCCCACATGTTACAGGTCTACAACGCGGAACGGAAGCTCAAGCTGTATGCCCGTGATGAGAAGCATTACAACCAATGGAGGGAGTCTTTGACCTCCATGGCGACCGCGACTGTATGGTCTCAGAAGCAGCGATTCAATAGCTTTGCGCCGGTCCGTAACAACGTCTGGGCGCGATGGCTCGTGGACGGCAGAGATCACATGTGGCAAGTCTCGAGAGCGATCGATAATGCGAAGGACCTTGTCTACATCCATGACTGGTGGCTTAGTCCTGAGCTTTACATGCGTCGACCTGCAGCCATCAGCCAGAAGTGGCGCTTAGACCGCCTGCTCCGTCGCAAGGCGGAGGAAGGCGTCAAGATCTTTGTCATTGTTTACCGAAACGTCGAATCTGCCATCCCGATTGACTCTGAGTACACGAAGGGCAGCCTGCTCGACCTTCATCCGAACATCTGTGTACAACGTTCGCCCAACCAGTTCAGACAGAATCAGTTCTTCTGGGCTCATCACGAAAAGCTGGTGGTTGTGGATAACATGATGGCGTTTGTTGGTGGTGTCGACCTTTGCTTCGGTCGATGGGATGAACCCTGCCATACGCTCACAGACGACAAGCTCACTGGGTTCGAACTTGATCACAACGTGCCCAAGGACTCTGACCATTGCCAAGTATGGCCCGGAAAGGACTACTCCAATCCTAGAGTACAGGACTTCTATCAGCTTGACAGGCCTTACGAGGAGATGTACGACAGGACCAAAGTCCCGAGGATGCCGTGGCACGACATTGCAATGCAGATAGTGGGACAGCCAGCCCGAGACGTTGGTCGGCATTTCGTTCAGAGGTGGAACTATATTTTGCGACAGCGTGTCGCTTCACGTCCCACGCCCGTGCTGATGCCGCCACCCGAGTATGACCAAGAAGAGCTCGACAGGCTCGGCATGACCGGCACTTGCCAGGTCCAAATCTTGCGTTCTGCTAGCGACTGGTCCATCGGTACCCCCAAAAGGGTAGAGCACAGCATCATGACAGCCTACGTCAACTTGATCAAGACCTCCGAGCACTTCGTCTATGTGGAGAACCAGTTCTTCATAACCAGCTGCCAGGTCAATAACGTCGTCATTCACAATACCATTGGCGATGCGATTGTGGAGCGCGCGATTCGAGCGCATGAGAATGGCGAGCAATGGCAGATATGCCTCGTCGTTCCGCTCATGCCGGGGTTCCAGAATAGCGTCGACGCCCAGGATGGTACAAGTGTGAGATTGATCATGCAGTGCCAATTCAGGAGCATTTGCCGGGGTGAATCATCCATCTTCCAGCGCTTGACGAATGCAGGGGTCAATCCCCATGACTACGTTCGATTTTACTCTCTGCGGCAGTGGGGCAAGATTGGGCCTCAGAAATGCCTTACAACGGAGCAACTCTACATCCACGCGAAATGCATGATCGTGGACGACAGACACGTCATCATCGGGTCTGCCAACATCAACGAGAGGTCCATGCTGGGGTCTCGCGATTCCGAGGTTGCTTCTATAGTCACCGATACCTGCATGTTGCCGAGTTTTATGGGAGGTGAGCCTTATGAAGTTGGCGAGTTCCCGCACACCTTGCGAAAACGCCTGATGCGAGAGCACCTTGGTATTGATGTAGATGCGATCTATCGTCGCGAGCAAGCTGCTGCAGAGCGGGAAGATCAAGATGCCGAGATGCAACGCATCTACCGGGACGACCACTTCACCCCGTCAAAGGAGTACTTCGAGACGCCGCCCCAGACTCCCCTTGCATCTGCCATCAATATACATAATCTTGAGGCGACAGCGCCTGGCTTTGCTGGAAGGAAGGCGGCATCTAATGAAGCGGCCGGCAATACACGGACCCCTTCCAGCGAAGCGCAAAATGTGGACCACCACGCACGTGCCAAAAAAGCCCACGAGCATGAGCTTGACGTTGCAGGTTATGGCTTCGACAATATGAAACAGCTTGTTGAAGCAGGCGACAATGGTTTAAGGGACACCTTCATCGATGAACACGGCCGTGAGGTGTTCCTGAAGAAAGATGCACCAGACACGAGACGTCTCGAGGATCGTCAGCAGGAAGACTTATCCCGGCAACGCAGCGAGAGTAGAGAGCGGAAACTTGAACCTCCCGCTCGTCCTCCCTGGCCCACAGAACGCTTGGAGACACATCATCTTGGCCTGCCGACCCGTTCGACGCTACCTGAGCTGCCAGCTCTTGACGACACCGATATTGGAGGTCCACCACTTAAGCGTGGCATGTCCCAAAGCTCTAAGAGGGCTCTGGACTCATTAACGCGCTCTCTGCGTCGCCCCGATGTGCATGAAGACTGCATGACTGACCCCATTGCGTTCGGCTTCTACAGAGACATATGGCACCTGGTCGCAGAGAACAACACCAACATCTATCGCAAAGTCTTTCACTGCATGCCCGATTCCGAAGTCAAAGGTTGGCATGAGTACAATGAATGGAATCTGCGAAATGAAGCTTTCATGCAATCGCAGGGCCTCGGCAAGAGTGAACCACGCAAAGACCAGGGTGCACCCAGCCAGTCTGGACCTCCTGGTGCTGGCGGCACTGCTCCGTCCAGCCCCACCGACGGCTCTTTCCCAGATGGCAGCTTGAAGTCGAGAGGTATGTTGTCCGGTCTCGCCTACAAACTGCGGCCAGGCACGAAAGGTATGAAGGCGGACACGACTCACACCGAGGAGATGCACGAGAAAGGAATGCGCGGACAGGAATCTCCTGAACCCCCGGCGTCAGCAGCATCTAGCGACCCTACTGCCGTACCATCTTCTGACCGCACGCCTATGAGCGAGAAAGATGCAGCAAAGCTAGGCACTCCGCCACTGGAACATAATGAAGAGACACCAAGGCAACTCTCTGGCGACTATGAGAAGGCAGCTGCTCAGCAGTACGACGCTGACAAGACAGCACAGAAGGACGATGACCTCTTGAGCAAAGCTCGCACTATTCAATACTCTGATGACATCAACCAGGCGTCAGAAACAACAGCCACACAATCTACTCCGAGCACCGGTCTACACCCTACAGCGTCGCGGAAAGGTCGACGCCGCGGCACGACCAAGAGCAGTGCTAGACCACTTCCCGATGATGTGCTTCCAAGGGAAGAGGCAGAAGAACTTCTCAACCTCATCCAAGGCCACCTCGTACTCTGGCCTTACGACTG GCTTGAGAAGGAAGAGCGTGGCGGTAATTGGCTCTACAGCATCGACACAGTGGCTCCGCTCGAAATTTACGACTGA